The Hyphomonas sediminis genome contains a region encoding:
- the fusA gene encoding elongation factor G, with amino-acid sequence MAREYPLERYRNFGIMAHIDAGKTTTTERILYYTGKNHKMGETHDGASTMDFMAQEQERGITISSAATTTFWERTEDGKTPLSPKYRFNIIDTPGHVDFTIEVERSLAVLDGAVCVLDANAGVEPQTETVWRQADRYKVPRVVFVNKMDKIGADFFNCVHMIKDRTGATPAPIQIPIGAETALEGHVDLITMKEWVWISDEVGASWEVREIRDSLKASAEEWRAKLIETAVEMDDAAMEAFLEGQEPDIDALRKLIRKGTLGLKFVPVMCGSAFKNKGVQPMLNAVVDYLPSPLDVPAYMGFAPGDETETRNISRSASDDEPFSALAFKIMNDPYMGTLTFTRIYSGKLSKGDGFLNATKGKRERVGRMVMMHANKQDEISEAFAGDIIALAGLKETTTGDTLSDPNKPVVLETMTFPDPVIEIAVEPKSKADQEKMSVGLQRLAAEDPSFRVETNFESGQTIMKGMGELHLDILIDRLKREFKVEANIGQPQVAYREKIGRPAEIDYTHKKQSGGTGQFARIKLQFEPLEAGSGFIFESAIVGGAVPKEYVPGVQKGLEMAKENGLLAGYPVTDFKATLTDGAFHDVDSSVLAFEIAARGAFKELKGKGDPRLMEPIMKVEVVTPEDYMGDVIGDLNSRRGQIQGSESRGNATAITAMVPLVNMFGYVSNLRGMSQGRAQFTMLFDHYDEVPRAEAQKIISEVSGS; translated from the coding sequence ATGGCCCGCGAATACCCGCTGGAGCGCTATCGTAACTTCGGCATCATGGCTCACATTGATGCTGGCAAAACGACCACCACCGAACGCATCCTCTACTATACCGGCAAGAACCATAAGATGGGCGAGACGCATGATGGCGCTTCGACCATGGACTTCATGGCTCAGGAGCAGGAGCGCGGGATCACGATTTCGTCCGCTGCGACTACCACTTTCTGGGAGCGCACCGAGGACGGCAAGACGCCGCTGTCGCCGAAGTATCGTTTCAACATCATCGACACTCCCGGCCACGTCGACTTCACGATTGAGGTTGAGCGTTCGCTGGCCGTTCTTGACGGCGCAGTTTGCGTTCTCGACGCTAACGCCGGTGTTGAGCCGCAGACGGAGACCGTGTGGCGTCAGGCTGACCGCTACAAGGTTCCGCGCGTTGTGTTCGTCAACAAGATGGACAAGATTGGCGCGGACTTTTTCAACTGCGTGCACATGATCAAGGACCGTACCGGTGCAACGCCGGCTCCGATCCAGATTCCGATTGGCGCTGAAACCGCCCTCGAGGGCCATGTCGACCTGATCACCATGAAAGAATGGGTGTGGATCAGCGATGAGGTTGGTGCGTCCTGGGAAGTCCGTGAGATCCGCGACAGCCTTAAAGCCTCGGCTGAAGAATGGCGCGCAAAGCTCATCGAGACGGCCGTCGAAATGGACGATGCCGCCATGGAGGCCTTCCTGGAAGGGCAGGAGCCGGACATCGATGCGCTCCGCAAGCTGATCCGCAAGGGTACGCTCGGGCTGAAGTTCGTTCCGGTCATGTGCGGCTCTGCGTTCAAGAACAAAGGCGTGCAGCCGATGCTGAACGCAGTTGTCGACTACCTGCCCAGCCCGCTCGACGTGCCGGCCTATATGGGCTTTGCCCCCGGCGATGAGACTGAAACGCGGAACATTTCCCGTAGCGCGAGCGACGATGAGCCGTTTTCGGCTCTGGCGTTCAAGATCATGAACGACCCCTACATGGGAACGCTGACCTTCACCCGGATTTATTCGGGCAAGCTGTCCAAGGGTGATGGCTTCCTGAACGCCACCAAAGGCAAGCGCGAGCGCGTCGGCCGTATGGTCATGATGCACGCCAACAAGCAGGACGAGATTTCCGAAGCGTTTGCCGGCGACATCATTGCTCTGGCTGGCCTGAAGGAAACGACGACCGGCGACACGCTGAGCGACCCGAACAAGCCGGTTGTTCTGGAGACGATGACGTTCCCAGATCCGGTTATCGAGATTGCTGTTGAGCCGAAATCGAAGGCTGACCAGGAAAAGATGTCGGTTGGTCTGCAGCGTCTGGCCGCCGAAGATCCGTCCTTCCGCGTCGAAACAAACTTCGAGTCTGGCCAGACCATCATGAAGGGCATGGGCGAGCTTCACCTCGACATCCTGATTGACCGTCTGAAGCGCGAGTTCAAAGTAGAGGCCAATATCGGTCAGCCGCAGGTGGCTTACCGTGAGAAAATTGGCCGCCCTGCCGAGATCGATTACACGCACAAGAAACAGTCCGGTGGTACCGGTCAGTTTGCGCGTATCAAGTTGCAGTTTGAGCCGCTGGAAGCGGGCTCGGGCTTCATCTTCGAAAGCGCGATCGTTGGCGGTGCTGTTCCGAAGGAATACGTTCCGGGCGTTCAGAAGGGCCTCGAAATGGCCAAGGAAAACGGCCTGCTGGCCGGCTATCCTGTGACCGATTTCAAAGCCACCCTGACGGACGGCGCATTCCACGACGTGGACTCCAGCGTTCTTGCGTTCGAAATTGCTGCCCGCGGCGCCTTCAAGGAGCTGAAAGGGAAGGGTGATCCGCGCCTGATGGAGCCGATCATGAAGGTCGAAGTCGTGACGCCTGAAGACTATATGGGCGATGTGATCGGCGACCTGAACTCCCGCCGTGGCCAGATCCAGGGCTCTGAATCCCGCGGCAACGCAACGGCGATCACGGCTATGGTGCCGCTGGTCAACATGTTTGGCTACGTTTCCAACCTGCGGGGCATGTCGCAGGGCCGCGCTCAGTTCACGATGCTCTTCGATCATTATGACGAAGTGCCGCGTGCTGAAGCACAGAAGATCATTTCGGAAGTCTCGGGCTCCTAA
- the tuf gene encoding elongation factor Tu codes for MGKAKFERTKPHVNIGTIGHVDHGKTTLTAAITMTLAKSGGATAKAYADIDAAPEEKARGITINTSHVEYETENRHYAHVDCPGHADYVKNMITGAAQMDGAILVVNAADGPMPQTREHILLARQVGVPALVVFLNKVDMVDDAELLELVEMEVRELLSSYNFPGDEIPIVKGSALAAVEDRDPEIGQNAILELMKAVDDYIPTPERPLDKPFLMPVEDVFSISGRGTVVTGRVEQGVVKVGEEIEIVGIRPTVKTTCTGVEMFRKLLDQGQAGDNIGALLRGVDREGVERGQVLCKPGSITPHTVFEAEAYILTKEEGGRHTPFFTNYRPQFYFRTTDVTGIVKLPADKEMVLPGDNVKMDVELIAPIAMDQGLRFAIREGGRTVGAGVVSAIKK; via the coding sequence ATGGGCAAGGCAAAGTTTGAGCGGACCAAACCGCACGTAAACATTGGCACGATCGGCCACGTTGACCATGGCAAGACGACGCTGACGGCAGCGATCACGATGACGCTTGCGAAGTCTGGCGGTGCGACGGCGAAGGCATATGCCGACATCGACGCGGCGCCGGAAGAGAAGGCGCGTGGCATCACGATCAACACGTCGCACGTTGAGTACGAGACGGAGAACCGTCACTACGCGCACGTCGACTGCCCCGGCCACGCCGACTATGTGAAGAACATGATCACCGGTGCAGCCCAGATGGACGGCGCGATCCTGGTTGTGAACGCGGCTGACGGCCCGATGCCGCAGACGCGCGAGCACATTCTTCTGGCACGCCAGGTTGGCGTTCCGGCGCTGGTCGTGTTCCTGAACAAGGTCGACATGGTCGACGACGCCGAGCTGCTCGAGCTGGTCGAGATGGAAGTGCGTGAACTTCTGTCTTCGTACAACTTCCCGGGCGACGAGATTCCGATCGTCAAGGGTTCGGCGCTTGCCGCTGTTGAAGACCGCGATCCGGAAATCGGCCAGAACGCGATCCTCGAGCTGATGAAAGCCGTCGACGACTACATCCCGACCCCGGAGCGTCCGCTGGACAAGCCGTTCCTGATGCCGGTTGAAGACGTGTTCTCGATCTCTGGCCGCGGTACGGTTGTGACCGGCCGGGTTGAGCAGGGTGTCGTGAAAGTCGGTGAGGAAATCGAGATCGTCGGCATCCGCCCGACCGTCAAGACGACCTGCACGGGCGTTGAGATGTTCCGCAAGCTGCTCGACCAGGGCCAGGCAGGCGACAACATCGGCGCGCTGCTTCGCGGTGTTGACCGTGAAGGCGTTGAGCGCGGCCAGGTTCTCTGCAAGCCGGGTTCGATCACGCCGCACACGGTGTTCGAAGCTGAGGCTTACATCCTGACGAAAGAAGAAGGCGGCCGCCACACGCCGTTCTTCACGAACTACCGTCCGCAGTTCTACTTCCGTACGACGGACGTGACGGGCATCGTGAAGCTTCCGGCTGACAAGGAAATGGTCCTGCCGGGCGACAACGTGAAGATGGACGTTGAACTGATCGCTCCGATCGCCATGGACCAGGGTCTGCGCTTCGCTATCCGCGAAGGCGGCCGTACCGTCGGCGCAGGCGTCGTCTCCGCCATCAAGAAATAA